From a region of the Chitinophaga caseinilytica genome:
- a CDS encoding homoserine kinase, translating to MNVAGVALQALLQEYGKPEVGMEIAIRKNIHPGSGIGSSAASAAGAVAGANMLLNDHFSSDALIRFAMEGERLACGTPHADNVAPAILGGFTLVRSYQPLDVIALHTPADLWVTVIHPQIEVRTADAREILKQQVMLKDAIRQWGNVGALVAGLYREDYDLIARALEDVIVEPIRSILIPAFHDLKLRCREAGALGGGISGSGPSVFMLSKGEANARTVAAMMESIYAPLGVDYHIHVSRISSTGVKAIKAHQHAVL from the coding sequence TTGAACGTAGCGGGCGTGGCTTTGCAGGCGCTGCTGCAGGAATACGGCAAACCGGAAGTGGGCATGGAGATCGCCATCCGCAAAAACATCCATCCCGGCAGCGGTATCGGTTCCAGCGCAGCAAGCGCGGCCGGTGCCGTGGCGGGCGCGAATATGCTGCTCAACGATCATTTTTCCTCCGACGCGCTGATCCGTTTTGCGATGGAAGGCGAGCGCCTCGCCTGCGGCACGCCGCATGCCGACAACGTGGCCCCGGCCATCCTGGGCGGTTTCACGCTCGTGCGGAGCTATCAGCCGCTGGACGTGATCGCCCTGCACACGCCGGCCGACCTCTGGGTGACGGTGATCCATCCCCAGATCGAGGTGCGGACGGCCGATGCGCGGGAGATCCTCAAACAGCAGGTGATGCTCAAAGACGCCATCCGCCAGTGGGGCAACGTAGGCGCGCTCGTAGCCGGGCTGTACCGCGAAGATTATGACCTCATCGCCCGCGCCCTGGAAGACGTCATCGTTGAGCCGATCCGCTCCATACTCATCCCCGCGTTCCACGACCTGAAGCTGCGCTGCCGCGAAGCGGGGGCCCTGGGCGGAGGGATTTCCGGCAGCGGCCCGTCCGTTTTCATGCTTTCCAAAGGGGAAGCCAACGCCCGCACCGTGGCCGCCATGATGGAATCCATCTACGCACCGCTCGGCGTCGACTATCACATTCACGTTTCCCGCATCAGTTCCACCGGCGTAAAAGCCATCAAAGCCCATCAACATGCAGTACTATAG
- a CDS encoding ribulose-phosphate 3-epimerase, translating into MNDVHLMIEEPEKYAEAFAKAGADYLTVHIEACRHLHRNIQQIKGLGMKAGVALNPHTSVGQLENIITDLDLVLIMSVNPGFGGQHFIEQTYIKLRQVRDLIRRTGSTALIEVDGGITTQNAALVVEAGADVLVAGNTVFSSANPAATIRELKRPVTVTMP; encoded by the coding sequence GTGAATGACGTGCACCTCATGATCGAGGAGCCGGAAAAATACGCGGAAGCTTTCGCAAAGGCCGGCGCAGATTACCTGACCGTCCACATCGAAGCCTGCCGCCACCTCCACCGCAACATCCAGCAGATCAAAGGGTTGGGCATGAAAGCCGGTGTAGCCCTTAACCCCCACACTTCCGTGGGCCAGCTGGAAAACATCATCACCGACCTCGACCTGGTGCTCATCATGAGCGTGAACCCCGGTTTCGGCGGCCAGCATTTCATCGAACAAACCTACATCAAGCTCCGCCAGGTGCGCGACCTCATCCGCAGAACGGGCTCCACCGCCCTCATCGAGGTAGACGGCGGCATCACCACGCAAAACGCGGCGCTCGTGGTCGAAGCGGGAGCAGACGTACTAGTAGCCGGCAACACGGTTTTCTCTTCAGCAAACCCTGCCGCCACCATCCGCGAGCTGAAACGCCCCGTTACGGTAACAATGCCATGA
- a CDS encoding PAS domain-containing protein encodes MIDPLLTQVIEALPDPVAVFDTQLRLVTVNSAFSEESRRHLGFALQPGDSLRRLADLHPGIAEHSMHHWASALGGHRVAFELQYGQPPLRYQVSCSPLLNDRKEVFQVMMVIRNIQAETEARENERFFRSVLENLPVGLQEFTPEGWHRNMNGAQRIILGANHAANSAPYNVFDDPFNRRNGLSALLDEVKQHKAPVKREMMLKYQELHDENVTRIQPMYYEVTGFPVLDLQGDIECLFIILSEITEKKLAVLSLEKSERLLHTIVENLPVGYIQFDNFGFIRRVNQTQRKFFASTGLEEQPDSNLVQDPFARLFELDQLFMEVLQRGKVVRLEKKLEFQVHTGAGKIDREIFLDLTMFPVEDPVDKDQIVVALVNDITEKKRQELESTKVQESLLQTGEIGKIGGWEMDMASRHLRWSGQTYKIHELPPYATINVEKALSFYEPESRARMDQAIAACMSRGKAYDLQVTIITARNNTLQARVIGKPEYRNGRIVRIYGVIQDVTEQFRIRNQLTRNAELMRLFFDTIDMGYAVMDKEGKVNFINRKAQEIVDHGKVIGRNIFEVFPSLVGSTFHARVRQCIEAQAPVSFSNYLPQLDKWYEFLLAPMQDGSISIFTRNITDSKKMQRELRKANEQLSSLNKFLVNQNKQLEDFAHITSHNLRAPIANLKALMQIMNETGNEQEREMYRGMFAEVIRNIDETLNDLIEIVQIRKDLNVERETLAFSDRLQKVKDILLVDMETSGMRLTADFTEAPHIDYPRIYLDSILQNLLTNAIKYRSPERKPSLHLKSRAVDGGIMLTAEDNGMGIDMERYGAKLFGFRKTFHKNKDAKGIGLFITKTQIEAMGGSIHAESNLGAGTKFIITFRPE; translated from the coding sequence ATGATCGATCCTTTGCTGACACAGGTGATCGAAGCCCTTCCAGACCCCGTAGCCGTGTTCGACACGCAATTGCGCCTGGTAACGGTGAACAGCGCTTTCTCCGAAGAAAGCCGCCGCCACCTCGGCTTTGCCCTTCAGCCAGGAGATAGTCTTCGCCGGCTGGCAGACCTCCATCCCGGCATCGCCGAACATTCCATGCACCACTGGGCCAGCGCCCTCGGCGGCCATCGCGTGGCCTTCGAACTGCAGTACGGCCAACCGCCCCTCCGCTACCAGGTTTCCTGCAGCCCCCTGCTGAACGACCGCAAAGAGGTATTCCAGGTCATGATGGTGATCCGCAACATACAGGCCGAAACCGAAGCCCGTGAAAACGAACGCTTCTTCCGGTCCGTCCTCGAAAACCTCCCCGTCGGCCTCCAGGAATTCACGCCCGAAGGTTGGCATCGCAACATGAACGGCGCCCAGCGCATCATCCTCGGCGCCAATCATGCCGCCAACTCCGCGCCCTATAACGTTTTCGACGATCCCTTCAACCGCCGCAACGGCCTTTCGGCCTTGCTCGACGAAGTAAAACAACATAAAGCGCCCGTCAAACGGGAAATGATGCTCAAATACCAGGAGCTTCACGATGAAAACGTGACCCGCATCCAGCCGATGTATTATGAAGTGACCGGTTTTCCCGTGCTCGACCTCCAGGGCGACATCGAGTGCCTCTTCATCATCCTCAGCGAGATCACCGAAAAGAAACTGGCCGTGCTCAGCCTCGAAAAGAGCGAACGGCTCCTGCACACCATCGTCGAGAACCTGCCGGTCGGGTATATTCAATTCGACAACTTCGGGTTTATCCGTCGCGTCAACCAGACGCAGCGCAAATTTTTCGCCAGCACCGGCCTGGAAGAGCAGCCAGACAGCAATCTCGTGCAAGACCCTTTCGCGCGGCTCTTCGAGCTCGACCAGCTTTTCATGGAAGTATTGCAACGGGGGAAAGTGGTGCGGCTGGAGAAGAAACTCGAGTTCCAGGTGCATACCGGCGCCGGGAAGATCGACCGGGAAATTTTCCTCGACCTCACCATGTTCCCGGTAGAAGACCCCGTAGACAAAGACCAGATCGTGGTGGCGCTGGTGAACGACATCACCGAAAAGAAGCGCCAGGAGCTGGAAAGCACCAAAGTCCAGGAATCGCTCCTGCAAACGGGCGAGATCGGGAAGATCGGTGGCTGGGAGATGGACATGGCCTCCAGGCACCTGCGGTGGAGCGGACAAACCTATAAAATCCACGAACTGCCGCCCTATGCCACCATCAACGTGGAAAAGGCCCTGTCGTTCTACGAGCCCGAGTCCCGCGCGCGGATGGACCAGGCCATCGCCGCGTGCATGAGCCGCGGGAAGGCGTACGATCTGCAGGTGACCATCATCACGGCGCGCAACAACACGCTGCAGGCCCGCGTGATCGGGAAGCCGGAATACCGCAACGGGCGGATCGTGCGGATTTACGGGGTGATCCAGGACGTGACGGAGCAGTTCCGCATCCGGAACCAGCTCACCCGGAACGCCGAGCTCATGCGGTTGTTCTTCGACACCATCGATATGGGGTACGCCGTGATGGACAAGGAAGGGAAGGTCAACTTCATCAACCGGAAGGCCCAGGAGATCGTGGACCATGGCAAGGTGATAGGGCGCAATATTTTTGAAGTGTTCCCTTCGCTGGTGGGGTCTACGTTCCATGCCCGCGTACGGCAATGCATCGAGGCGCAGGCGCCCGTTTCGTTCTCGAACTACCTCCCGCAGCTCGATAAATGGTACGAATTCCTGCTGGCGCCCATGCAGGACGGCAGCATTTCCATCTTTACCCGCAATATTACCGACAGCAAAAAGATGCAGCGGGAATTGCGGAAAGCGAACGAGCAGCTGTCTTCCCTCAATAAATTCCTCGTCAACCAGAACAAGCAGCTGGAAGACTTCGCGCATATCACTTCCCACAACCTCCGCGCGCCGATCGCCAACCTGAAGGCGCTCATGCAGATCATGAACGAAACGGGGAATGAGCAGGAGCGGGAAATGTACCGGGGGATGTTTGCCGAAGTGATCCGAAATATCGACGAAACGCTCAACGACCTGATCGAGATCGTGCAGATCCGGAAAGATCTGAACGTGGAAAGGGAAACGCTGGCTTTTTCGGACCGGTTGCAGAAAGTGAAGGATATCCTGCTGGTAGACATGGAAACGAGCGGCATGCGGCTCACGGCGGATTTCACCGAAGCGCCCCATATCGATTATCCGCGCATCTACCTGGACAGTATCCTGCAAAACCTCCTCACCAACGCCATCAAGTACCGGTCGCCGGAACGCAAGCCCAGCCTGCATCTGAAGAGTAGGGCAGTGGATGGGGGCATTATGCTGACGGCGGAAGACAACGGCATGGGGATCGATATGGAGCGGTATGGCGCCAAATTGTTCGGATTCCGTAAGACATTCCATAAAAATAAAGACGCCAAGGGCATAGGCCTGTTTATCACGAAAACGCAGATAGAAGCGATGGGTGGGAGTATACATGCCGAAAGTAACCTGGGTGCAGGAACGAAATTTATCATTACCTTCAGGCCCGAATAG
- a CDS encoding DUF4878 domain-containing protein: MSYYRRFLYLMCASGLALSISSCKKKPEPQEVALEFMHAIQESNFERAKEYATKESQSVILLYSIFDGKRNENEREKIKNAKLKVVNHDEEGDKATVTILNSSVSSQETLHLVKEDGQWKISLTLESILPTSVPPGTMDMNSMSPVVPVDSALVK, from the coding sequence ATGAGCTATTATAGGCGATTTTTATACCTTATGTGCGCATCGGGCCTGGCGCTCAGCATTAGCAGCTGCAAGAAAAAACCCGAGCCGCAGGAGGTTGCCTTGGAGTTTATGCACGCTATCCAGGAATCGAATTTCGAACGTGCCAAAGAATACGCCACGAAAGAATCCCAGTCGGTGATCCTCCTGTATTCCATTTTCGACGGCAAACGCAATGAAAATGAACGGGAAAAGATCAAAAACGCCAAGCTGAAAGTGGTAAACCACGACGAAGAAGGCGATAAAGCCACCGTCACCATCCTCAACTCCTCCGTGAGCTCTCAGGAAACCCTTCACCTCGTGAAGGAAGACGGACAGTGGAAAATATCCCTCACCCTCGAAAGCATCCTCCCGACTTCCGTCCCCCCCGGCACCATGGACATGAACTCCATGTCGCCCGTTGTACCCGTGGATTCGGCGCTCGTAAAATGA
- a CDS encoding tetratricopeptide repeat protein — translation MNTRHLLWALPALLCACGQQADPGKQQPAPAADSLAVAIHNMRTDLAVQPNDLNLRVWLANALIEHNEFAAADSQAAIIAQAPGKLPQALYIRGLIALRQQDTVKSIELLTSAIHIRQDSSEYEVVMLTADMIAALGSYENATNYYRLAARIDSSSAEAPFLTGECLEKAGKIPEAWDEFSEAIRRNPAYAPAYIAIGNLLAAQGNAKDALVSYNMAAKADPTNADAFYRRGKTLLQLGNKAAGLDDLTKALSFRKNFPEAQHLLDSAKNL, via the coding sequence ATGAACACCCGCCATTTACTTTGGGCGCTGCCGGCGCTGTTGTGCGCATGCGGCCAGCAGGCCGATCCCGGAAAACAGCAGCCGGCGCCCGCCGCAGATTCCCTCGCCGTCGCCATTCACAACATGCGGACCGACCTGGCCGTACAACCGAACGATCTGAACCTGCGCGTCTGGCTCGCCAACGCCCTCATCGAACATAACGAATTCGCCGCGGCAGACAGCCAGGCGGCCATCATCGCCCAGGCGCCCGGCAAACTGCCGCAGGCGCTGTATATCCGCGGATTGATCGCATTGCGGCAGCAAGACACCGTCAAATCCATCGAACTGCTGACTTCCGCCATCCACATCCGGCAGGATTCCAGCGAATATGAAGTGGTGATGCTCACGGCGGATATGATCGCCGCGCTCGGCAGCTATGAAAACGCCACGAACTATTACCGCCTTGCCGCCAGGATCGACTCCTCCTCTGCCGAAGCCCCGTTCCTCACCGGCGAGTGCCTGGAAAAAGCGGGAAAGATCCCCGAAGCCTGGGACGAGTTCAGCGAAGCCATCCGCCGCAACCCCGCCTACGCACCGGCCTACATCGCCATCGGCAACCTGCTGGCCGCGCAGGGCAACGCCAAAGACGCGCTCGTGTCTTACAACATGGCCGCAAAAGCCGATCCCACCAACGCAGACGCCTTCTACCGCCGCGGGAAAACCTTGCTGCAACTGGGGAACAAGGCCGCGGGGCTCGACGATCTCACCAAAGCCCTTTCCTTCCGGAAAAATTTCCCCGAAGCGCAACACCTGCTCGATTCGGCTAAAAATCTGTAG
- a CDS encoding PhoH family protein, which translates to MTESIINLDSVNPIEFFGVNNGKLDLLKKKFPLLKILSRGTQLKLSGAPEEVATAREKIGQIVSYLERNGHLSENYFEQILGEEEGSGIDHFKDRNPNDVLVFGPNGRTVRAKTANQKKMVTLADKNDIVFAIGPAGTGKTYTAVALAVRALKNKAVRKIILTRPAVEAGESLGFLPGDLKEKIDPYLRPLYDALDDMIPPDKLNYFMTNRIIEIAPLAYMRGRTLDNAFILLDEAQNSTDLQMKMFLTRIGSSAKAIITGDLTQIDLPKNQKSGLGKAARILRNVDGIGYLELDEEDVVRHRLVKAIIKAYDQAAAQEEEREKEREKEREHHHQKDHKDHKQKDHN; encoded by the coding sequence TTGACAGAATCCATCATTAACCTGGACAGCGTAAACCCGATCGAGTTTTTCGGGGTTAACAACGGAAAACTGGACTTACTAAAGAAAAAGTTCCCTCTACTGAAGATCCTCAGCCGCGGCACGCAGCTGAAATTGTCGGGCGCTCCTGAAGAAGTGGCCACCGCCCGCGAAAAGATCGGTCAGATCGTCAGCTACCTCGAGCGGAACGGCCACCTCAGCGAAAACTATTTTGAACAGATCCTCGGAGAGGAAGAAGGCTCCGGCATCGACCATTTCAAGGACCGCAATCCCAACGACGTGCTCGTTTTCGGCCCCAACGGCCGCACCGTGCGCGCCAAAACGGCCAACCAGAAGAAAATGGTGACCCTGGCAGACAAGAACGACATCGTGTTCGCCATCGGCCCCGCCGGTACCGGTAAAACCTACACGGCCGTCGCCCTCGCCGTCCGCGCCCTCAAAAACAAAGCCGTCCGCAAGATCATCCTCACCCGCCCCGCGGTAGAAGCCGGCGAAAGCCTCGGGTTCCTGCCGGGCGACCTGAAGGAAAAGATCGACCCGTACCTGCGGCCTTTGTACGACGCGCTCGACGATATGATCCCGCCAGACAAGCTCAACTATTTCATGACCAACCGGATCATCGAAATAGCCCCCCTCGCCTATATGCGCGGCCGTACCCTCGATAACGCCTTCATTCTGCTGGACGAGGCCCAGAACTCCACAGACCTGCAGATGAAGATGTTCCTCACCCGTATCGGCTCCTCCGCCAAAGCGATCATCACGGGAGACCTTACCCAGATCGACCTTCCGAAAAACCAGAAGAGCGGCCTCGGCAAAGCAGCCCGCATCCTCCGGAACGTGGACGGGATCGGTTACCTGGAGCTCGACGAAGAAGACGTGGTTCGCCACCGCCTGGTAAAAGCCATCATCAAGGCCTACGACCAAGCCGCGGCACAGGAAGAAGAACGCGAAAAGGAAAGGGAAAAAGAACGGGAACACCACCATCAGAAAGATCATAAGGACCATAAGCAGAAGGACCACAATTAA
- the thrC gene encoding threonine synthase: MQYYSLQNHQHRVSFREAVIRGLAPDKGLYFPVEIPRLEKDFIERLEEYDPQYIARKVIQPFVGADIPVQALTQIIRETLTFPFPLREVEDNVYALELFHGPTLAFKDVGARFMAGCLGYFRKDEEKPVTVLVATSGDTGGAVASGFYDVPGVEVVILYPSGKVSDLQEKQLTTLGRNIRALEIKGTFDDCQRLVKMAFLDEELQARRPLTSANSINVARWLPQMFYYFMAYRKVKQWKKEPLISVPSGNFGNICAGMMAAAMGLPIPHFIASTNVNDTVPRFMENGRYEPQPATATLSNAMDVADPSNFVRILQLFAQNDRALKARLSAFRFTDEQTVAAMEDVYARRRYLMDPHGAVGYLGLKKYMETHPGHLGIFLETAHPVKFANTMPPGLADAIQAPERIMVLDGMQKEAVLMDADYNKMRDWLLQTAKAAVTEDAK; the protein is encoded by the coding sequence ATGCAGTACTATAGCCTCCAGAACCACCAGCACCGCGTTTCCTTCCGCGAAGCCGTCATCCGCGGCCTGGCGCCCGACAAAGGGCTTTATTTCCCCGTTGAAATACCGCGGCTGGAGAAGGATTTCATCGAAAGGCTCGAAGAATACGATCCCCAATACATCGCCCGCAAGGTGATCCAGCCTTTCGTGGGCGCCGACATTCCCGTACAGGCGCTCACCCAGATCATCCGCGAAACGCTCACTTTCCCTTTCCCGCTCCGGGAAGTGGAAGACAACGTATATGCACTCGAGTTATTCCACGGGCCTACGCTGGCGTTCAAAGACGTGGGCGCCCGGTTCATGGCCGGATGCCTGGGGTATTTCCGGAAAGATGAAGAGAAGCCCGTCACCGTACTGGTAGCCACTTCCGGCGATACCGGCGGCGCCGTGGCCAGCGGGTTCTACGATGTGCCAGGTGTGGAAGTAGTGATCCTCTACCCTTCCGGCAAAGTCAGCGACCTCCAGGAAAAACAGCTCACCACCCTCGGCCGCAACATCCGCGCGCTGGAGATCAAAGGCACGTTCGACGATTGCCAGCGACTGGTGAAAATGGCTTTCCTCGACGAGGAACTGCAGGCCCGGAGGCCCCTCACGTCCGCTAACTCCATCAACGTAGCCAGGTGGCTGCCACAGATGTTTTATTACTTCATGGCGTACCGGAAAGTGAAACAGTGGAAGAAAGAACCCCTGATCTCCGTTCCCAGCGGTAATTTCGGCAACATCTGCGCCGGCATGATGGCCGCTGCGATGGGGCTTCCCATCCCCCATTTCATCGCCTCCACCAACGTGAACGACACCGTGCCGCGATTCATGGAGAACGGCAGATACGAGCCGCAACCCGCCACCGCCACACTATCTAACGCCATGGACGTGGCAGACCCCAGCAACTTCGTGCGCATCCTGCAGCTTTTCGCGCAGAACGACCGGGCGCTGAAAGCCCGTCTTTCCGCTTTCCGCTTCACCGACGAGCAGACCGTTGCCGCGATGGAAGACGTCTACGCCCGCCGCCGCTACCTCATGGACCCGCACGGCGCCGTAGGGTACCTGGGCCTGAAAAAATACATGGAAACGCACCCCGGCCACCTGGGTATTTTCCTGGAAACCGCGCACCCAGTGAAGTTCGCCAACACGATGCCCCCGGGCCTCGCAGACGCTATCCAGGCGCCGGAGCGGATTATGGTGCTCGATGGCATGCAGAAAGAAGCCGTACTGATGGATGCAGACTATAACAAAATGCGCGACTGGCTCCTGCAAACCGCGAAAGCCGCCGTTACGGAGGATGCGAAATAA
- the purE gene encoding 5-(carboxyamino)imidazole ribonucleotide mutase, whose amino-acid sequence MKVLIIMGSESDKPVMQESQNHLQFFGIENEMVVASAHRNPDKVREIVVNAQSQGYGVIIAAAGMAAALPGVVSAYTSLPVLGVPLDGGLPGGIDALYSIVQMPAGLPVGTLAVGKAGARNAAVLAARILALGNKQIAERVEAFKQNGYRI is encoded by the coding sequence ATGAAAGTTTTAATTATCATGGGCTCGGAAAGCGATAAGCCCGTAATGCAGGAATCTCAGAACCACTTACAGTTCTTTGGCATCGAAAACGAAATGGTTGTGGCTTCTGCCCACCGTAATCCCGACAAGGTTCGCGAGATCGTTGTGAACGCGCAATCCCAGGGTTACGGCGTGATTATTGCAGCAGCAGGTATGGCGGCGGCATTGCCCGGCGTAGTATCTGCCTATACTTCCCTCCCTGTACTGGGTGTTCCCCTGGACGGTGGTTTACCGGGCGGTATCGATGCGCTGTACTCCATTGTACAGATGCCCGCAGGCCTGCCCGTAGGCACCCTGGCCGTAGGTAAAGCCGGTGCGCGCAACGCGGCGGTACTCGCAGCACGCATCCTCGCTCTTGGCAACAAGCAAATCGCTGAACGCGTAGAAGCGTTCAAACAGAACGGATACCGGATCTGA
- a CDS encoding response regulator, with product MKPLHSIFIVDDDPIHQQITEIMLERLRIADAVTKFSDAQDVLDHIRVNTADQASLPDLILLDLNMPVMDGWEFLEVYAGIRHQIAKDIRIYVLTSSIDERDRQRVDQFDFVSGYLTKPLTNDIIMALLP from the coding sequence ATGAAGCCGCTACATTCGATCTTTATAGTAGACGATGACCCCATTCACCAGCAGATCACTGAAATCATGCTGGAAAGACTGAGGATCGCTGATGCAGTCACTAAATTCTCTGACGCACAGGATGTGCTGGACCATATCCGCGTCAATACCGCAGACCAGGCTTCCCTGCCGGACCTGATCCTGCTGGACCTCAATATGCCTGTTATGGACGGGTGGGAATTCCTCGAAGTATATGCCGGGATCCGGCATCAGATCGCCAAAGACATTCGGATTTATGTGCTCACTTCCTCTATCGACGAGCGCGACCGGCAGCGGGTAGACCAGTTCGACTTCGTGTCTGGCTACCTTACCAAGCCTTTGACCAACGATATTATCATGGCATTGTTACCGTAA